In a genomic window of Prosthecobacter fusiformis:
- the ppdK gene encoding pyruvate, phosphate dikinase translates to MAKTASKGSKAVKYVYSFGAGKADGDGSMKPLLGGKGANLAEMSRIGLPVPPGFTVTTEVCTYFYDHKRTYPVELQKQMEAGITAMEKIMGAKFGDAKGMPLLVAVRSGARDSMPGMMDTILNLGLNDQTVLSLASVTKNERFAWDCYRRFIQMYGDVVLGVQKREGEDHEPFETVIEEYKHKVYHKDIIDSDLTAADQQELVRLFKELVKERTGKVFPNNPWDQLRGAAGAVFGSWMNDRAIVYRRKYGIPAEWGTAVNVQAMVYGNTGDDSGSGVAFTRNPANGVDEFYGEFLINAQGEDVVAGVRTPEPVLKLKEVMPKSYAELLKVRATLEKHFKDVQDVEFTIQQGKLFMLQTRNGKRTAAAALKFSIDMVKEKLIDWETAVLRNPADQLDQLLAPIFDVADVKKATAIATGLPAGPGAASGKIYLNADRAVIAEQKGEKVLLVRNETSPEDLRGMIAAEGILTAKGGVSSHAALVARQMGKVCICGASALDIDYDKKTVTVSGQTFSEGDFLSIDGTSGIVYGGQLKTAPSEIISGMIGGDTAAQATEKFKSFNQLMKWCSQATRLQVRTNADNPEQTQNAIAFGAQGIGLTRTEHMFFEGDRIDAVREMILAETVEARKAALGKILPYQREDFIGIFEALKGLPATIRLLDPPLHEFVPHDEKSQSELAKKLGITTEKVISRVNALHEFNPMLGHRGCRLGIAYPEITETQARAIFEAAAEVQKKGIKVKPEVMIPLVGFKKELDLQVSIVHEVAAQVQKEQKVKLSYSVGTMIEVPRGALTADEIAQTAEFFSFGTNDLTQTALGISRDDMGNFLLPYTENEIFKKNPFASLDQTGVGQLVKIAIEKGRATRPDIKLGICGEHGGDPDSVKFFHSVGLNYVSCSPFRVPVARLAAAQAAIEEKRATAKAGAPTNVRSGSSAAPAAKQTNKATNNNKRNTNMAKKAAKKAAAKKAAAPAKKAAAPAKKAAPAKKAAAPAKKAAAPAKKAAAPAKKAAAPAKKAAPAKKAAKKAAKKK, encoded by the coding sequence ATGGCAAAAACAGCGAGCAAAGGCAGCAAGGCAGTGAAATACGTTTATTCCTTCGGAGCAGGAAAAGCGGATGGAGATGGCTCCATGAAACCCCTGCTTGGAGGCAAAGGTGCCAACCTCGCCGAGATGAGCCGCATCGGCCTGCCAGTGCCTCCCGGATTCACCGTCACGACAGAAGTCTGCACTTATTTCTACGACCACAAGCGCACCTATCCGGTGGAGCTTCAGAAGCAGATGGAAGCAGGCATCACCGCCATGGAGAAAATCATGGGCGCGAAATTTGGTGATGCTAAAGGCATGCCACTCCTCGTCGCTGTGCGCTCCGGTGCACGTGACTCCATGCCCGGCATGATGGACACCATTCTGAACCTGGGTCTGAATGACCAGACCGTTCTTTCCCTCGCTTCCGTCACGAAGAATGAGCGTTTCGCTTGGGATTGCTATCGCCGTTTCATCCAGATGTATGGTGACGTCGTCCTCGGCGTGCAGAAGCGCGAAGGCGAAGACCATGAGCCCTTCGAGACCGTCATCGAAGAATACAAGCACAAGGTTTATCACAAAGACATCATCGACAGCGACCTCACCGCCGCTGACCAGCAGGAACTCGTCCGCCTCTTCAAGGAGCTCGTCAAAGAGCGCACGGGCAAGGTGTTCCCAAACAACCCATGGGATCAGCTTCGCGGTGCCGCTGGCGCTGTGTTCGGTTCCTGGATGAATGACCGCGCGATCGTTTATCGCCGCAAATACGGCATCCCTGCTGAGTGGGGTACTGCCGTCAACGTGCAGGCCATGGTTTATGGCAACACGGGCGACGATTCCGGTTCCGGCGTGGCCTTCACCCGTAACCCAGCCAATGGCGTGGACGAATTCTACGGTGAGTTCCTCATCAATGCCCAGGGTGAAGACGTCGTCGCCGGCGTGCGCACTCCTGAGCCTGTGCTGAAGCTGAAGGAAGTCATGCCGAAGTCCTACGCTGAATTGCTGAAGGTCCGTGCGACCCTCGAGAAGCATTTCAAAGACGTTCAGGATGTCGAGTTCACCATCCAGCAGGGCAAGCTGTTCATGCTTCAGACTCGTAACGGAAAGCGCACCGCCGCTGCCGCTCTGAAGTTCTCCATCGACATGGTGAAGGAAAAACTCATCGACTGGGAAACCGCAGTTCTGCGCAACCCTGCCGACCAGCTCGACCAGCTCCTGGCTCCGATCTTCGACGTCGCCGACGTCAAGAAAGCCACCGCTATCGCCACCGGTCTGCCAGCCGGCCCTGGTGCCGCTTCCGGCAAGATCTACCTCAATGCTGACCGCGCCGTCATCGCTGAGCAGAAGGGTGAAAAAGTCCTCCTCGTCCGTAACGAAACCAGCCCTGAAGATCTTCGCGGCATGATCGCTGCTGAAGGCATCCTCACCGCCAAAGGTGGTGTCTCTTCTCACGCCGCCCTCGTGGCCCGTCAGATGGGCAAGGTTTGCATCTGCGGCGCTTCTGCACTGGACATCGACTATGACAAAAAGACCGTCACAGTTTCAGGCCAGACTTTCAGCGAAGGCGATTTCCTCTCCATTGATGGCACCAGCGGTATCGTTTACGGCGGCCAGCTCAAGACCGCCCCTTCTGAAATCATCAGCGGCATGATCGGTGGCGATACCGCCGCTCAGGCCACGGAGAAATTCAAGAGCTTCAACCAGCTCATGAAATGGTGCTCCCAGGCCACACGCCTGCAGGTCCGCACAAACGCTGACAATCCGGAGCAGACCCAGAACGCCATCGCATTCGGCGCTCAGGGCATCGGCCTCACCCGCACAGAGCACATGTTCTTTGAAGGTGACCGCATTGACGCCGTCCGTGAGATGATCCTGGCTGAAACTGTGGAAGCCCGCAAGGCTGCCCTCGGCAAGATCCTTCCTTACCAGCGTGAAGACTTCATCGGCATCTTTGAAGCCCTCAAAGGCCTGCCTGCCACCATCCGTCTGCTTGACCCACCGCTTCATGAGTTCGTTCCTCATGACGAGAAGTCCCAGTCTGAACTCGCCAAGAAGCTCGGCATCACCACGGAGAAAGTCATCTCCCGCGTCAATGCTCTTCATGAGTTCAACCCGATGCTCGGTCACCGCGGTTGCCGTCTTGGCATCGCCTACCCGGAAATCACAGAGACTCAGGCCCGCGCCATCTTTGAAGCCGCTGCTGAAGTGCAGAAAAAAGGCATCAAGGTGAAGCCAGAGGTCATGATCCCTCTCGTTGGTTTCAAGAAGGAACTCGACCTCCAGGTCTCCATTGTGCATGAAGTGGCTGCCCAGGTGCAGAAAGAGCAGAAGGTGAAGCTGAGCTACAGCGTCGGCACCATGATCGAAGTGCCACGTGGCGCTCTGACCGCTGACGAAATCGCCCAGACCGCTGAATTCTTCAGCTTCGGCACAAATGACCTCACTCAGACCGCTCTCGGCATCAGCCGTGATGACATGGGCAATTTCTTGCTTCCATACACGGAGAATGAGATCTTCAAGAAGAACCCCTTTGCCAGCCTCGACCAGACCGGTGTCGGCCAGCTCGTCAAGATCGCCATTGAAAAAGGTCGTGCCACACGTCCTGACATCAAGCTCGGCATCTGCGGTGAGCATGGCGGTGATCCGGACAGCGTGAAGTTCTTCCACTCCGTCGGGCTCAATTACGTCAGCTGCAGTCCTTTCCGTGTCCCGGTCGCCCGCCTTGCTGCTGCGCAGGCTGCGATTGAGGAAAAGCGCGCCACCGCCAAGGCTGGTGCCCCAACGAATGTCCGTAGTGGCAGCTCTGCTGCTCCTGCGGCAAAACAAACAAACAAAGCAACCAACAACAACAAAAGGAACACTAATATGGCTAAGAAAGCTGCAAAGAAAGCCGCCGCCAAAAAGGCCGCCGCTCCTGCTAAGAAGGCCGCTGCCCCTGCTAAGAAGGCCGCTCCTGCCAAGAAGGCAGCAGCTCCTGCTAAGAAGGCTGCCGCTCCTGCCAAAAAGGCCGCTGCCCCAGCTAAGAAGGCTGCCGCACCTGCCAAAAAGGCTGCCCCTGCAAAGAAGGCCGCTAAGAAGGCTGCGAAGAAGAAGTAA
- a CDS encoding type II secretion system protein — MKTSPPIIALARRGFTLIELLVVIVIIAILVSLAVPAINSVMLKAQVLKIKTTMKDIQVAIGHYRTEYNRYPIDASSAGGESDLDPFLTDGNSEQTINILMSNVDTSGASTNMNPKQIKFLDLPLAKNNQFGIVDPSGGSNDGTPVQLVDNWGLPYKIALDTNYDNRVQNPDKSNADQTISSQAPEFLGQTTAIYSFGPDRTEFTKDDIVSWR, encoded by the coding sequence ATGAAAACATCCCCCCCAATCATCGCCCTGGCCCGCCGTGGCTTCACGCTCATTGAGCTGCTCGTCGTCATCGTCATCATCGCCATCCTGGTCTCTCTGGCCGTTCCTGCGATCAACTCAGTCATGCTGAAAGCACAAGTGCTGAAGATCAAAACCACCATGAAGGACATCCAAGTGGCCATCGGCCATTACCGCACGGAGTATAATCGGTACCCCATTGATGCGAGCTCCGCCGGTGGTGAATCGGATCTCGATCCATTCCTTACCGATGGCAATTCGGAGCAAACGATCAACATCCTCATGTCCAATGTGGATACCTCTGGAGCGAGCACCAACATGAATCCCAAGCAGATTAAATTCTTGGATCTGCCGCTGGCGAAGAACAACCAGTTTGGCATCGTGGATCCCAGCGGTGGCAGCAATGACGGTACACCCGTCCAGCTCGTGGACAACTGGGGGCTGCCCTATAAAATCGCTCTGGATACCAATTATGACAATCGGGTGCAGAATCCGGACAAGAGCAATGCAGACCAGACGATCTCCAGCCAGGCTCCTGAGTTCCTGGGCCAGACAACGGCCATTTACAGCTTCGGTCCTGACCGTACGGAATTCACCAAGGATGACATTGTGAGCTGGCGCTAA
- the alr gene encoding alanine racemase: protein MNPEAVIFADEEVVRPTHVEVDLDCLAGNLAAIRAHVGPARVMAILKANAYGHGLVPVAQLMVRQGADYLGVAFLEEGILLRRAGIRIPILVLGGIAGEQIPLFLRHDLTLTAPSVEKLRLIDEAAAALGMQARVHLKVDTGMERIGIHYYNAHLLLEASLTCHHVQVEGIYSHFANADAADLAHARLQLQRFHEVLEFYPKRGLPMPMRHMANSAGILQLPESHLDLVRPGILLYGVYPAADCIRSVPVQAALTWKSRVAYFKVVQPGHPVSYGSTWQSDRPVRVITIPVGYGDGYFRALSNKAEVIVRGVRHPVVGRVCMDQMMVNLDQGTAYNGDEVILLGAGPGGGISADELASWAGTIPYEVLTNINTRVPRLYRGEA from the coding sequence ATGAACCCCGAAGCCGTTATTTTTGCTGACGAAGAAGTGGTTAGGCCGACCCATGTGGAGGTGGACCTGGACTGCCTGGCGGGGAATCTGGCCGCCATCAGGGCACATGTCGGCCCGGCTCGCGTGATGGCCATCCTGAAAGCCAATGCTTATGGACATGGGCTGGTGCCGGTGGCTCAGCTCATGGTCAGGCAGGGGGCGGATTATCTAGGCGTCGCCTTTTTGGAGGAGGGTATCCTGCTGCGACGCGCGGGTATCCGCATACCTATTCTGGTTCTTGGCGGCATCGCCGGGGAGCAAATACCCCTGTTTCTGCGGCATGATCTCACCCTCACGGCCCCATCGGTAGAAAAGCTGCGGCTTATTGATGAGGCGGCTGCTGCGCTGGGCATGCAAGCGCGGGTGCATCTGAAAGTGGATACCGGCATGGAGCGCATCGGCATCCATTATTACAATGCGCATCTGCTGCTGGAGGCTTCGCTGACCTGCCATCATGTCCAGGTGGAGGGCATCTATTCCCATTTTGCCAATGCCGATGCCGCAGACCTGGCGCATGCGCGGCTGCAACTTCAGCGTTTCCATGAAGTGTTGGAGTTTTATCCAAAGCGCGGTCTGCCCATGCCCATGCGCCACATGGCCAACAGTGCCGGCATACTTCAGCTTCCCGAAAGTCATTTGGATCTCGTGCGCCCCGGCATTCTTTTATATGGAGTTTATCCTGCGGCGGACTGCATCCGCAGTGTGCCCGTCCAGGCCGCGCTCACTTGGAAAAGCCGCGTCGCCTATTTTAAGGTAGTGCAGCCTGGGCATCCGGTGAGTTATGGCTCCACCTGGCAGAGTGACCGCCCAGTCCGGGTCATCACCATTCCTGTTGGCTATGGGGACGGCTATTTCCGCGCACTCTCCAACAAAGCGGAAGTCATCGTGCGCGGTGTCCGGCATCCCGTGGTCGGTCGGGTATGCATGGATCAGATGATGGTAAACCTGGATCAAGGCACCGCCTACAATGGCGATGAAGTCATCCTCCTGGGGGCTGGTCCGGGCGGTGGAATATCCGCCGATGAGCTCGCCTCCTGGGCGGGTACCATTCCATACGAAGTGCTGACCAATATCAACACTCGCGTGCCTCGCCTTTATCGCGGTGAGGCTTGA
- a CDS encoding methyltransferase yields MRSWLLSESHGFRLQPVHDALHHAPMTDWESCYVEGNTPWDKGAPSPPLSAWVKKNHPQGRAVVPGSGIGHDVVMLVESGLDAVGVDLSPTAIQRARARHPAHADRFHEVDLFALPADWRGSFDHVFEHTCLCALPPSLRQAYAEAVHGLLKPSGVLVGIWFINPEMDPGESGPPFGISTAELDLLFPSSQWQVLEDFVPATAYDGREGRERLRVLRKIP; encoded by the coding sequence ATGCGATCGTGGCTGCTCTCTGAGTCTCACGGATTCAGGTTGCAGCCGGTGCATGATGCGCTCCATCATGCACCCATGACTGATTGGGAAAGCTGCTATGTAGAAGGTAACACACCTTGGGACAAGGGGGCGCCATCGCCCCCCTTGTCCGCTTGGGTGAAAAAAAATCATCCTCAGGGCCGGGCGGTGGTGCCGGGAAGCGGCATCGGGCATGATGTCGTCATGCTGGTGGAATCCGGCCTTGATGCCGTGGGCGTGGACCTTTCCCCAACCGCCATTCAGCGGGCGCGTGCCAGGCATCCGGCTCATGCGGACAGATTTCATGAAGTAGACCTTTTTGCGCTGCCTGCGGATTGGAGGGGCAGCTTTGACCATGTGTTTGAGCACACCTGTCTGTGTGCCCTGCCACCCAGCCTGCGGCAGGCATACGCTGAAGCGGTGCACGGTCTGCTGAAACCGAGTGGCGTACTGGTGGGCATTTGGTTCATCAATCCTGAGATGGACCCTGGGGAATCCGGCCCGCCTTTTGGCATTTCAACAGCGGAGCTCGATCTCCTCTTTCCCTCCTCCCAATGGCAAGTGCTGGAAGATTTCGTCCCGGCCACCGCTTATGATGGACGCGAAGGGCGTGAACGGCTGCGGGTGCTGCGTAAAATCCCATGA
- the leuB gene encoding 3-isopropylmalate dehydrogenase, whose amino-acid sequence MSRTYKLAVLPGDGIGPEVMAEAIQVLDTLASKSDFSFQYDHQLVGGAAIDAVGKALPAETVAACESSDAILFGSVGGPKWEKLPPNEQPERGALLPLRKHFGLFANLRPGLCYPALTASSPIRPDLVEGGFDVLCVRELTGGLYFGQPKSRTTLPDGDIEVIDTMVYKKSEIERIGHVAFKAAQLRRKHVTSVDKANVLTNSVLWRETMLEIAKDYPDVTLAHLYVDNAAMQLIKAPRSFDVMVTENLFGDILSDEMAMICGSLGMLASASLGKPKGDGLYFGLFEPSGGTAPDIAGMGIANPIAQILSAALLLRFSLGLEKEAVTIENAVRKVIEDGLRTGDIYTGVEGTRKVGTREMGNAIVAAL is encoded by the coding sequence ATGAGCCGTACGTACAAACTCGCAGTCCTCCCTGGTGATGGCATTGGCCCTGAAGTCATGGCTGAGGCCATTCAAGTCCTCGACACCCTGGCTTCCAAGTCTGATTTTTCATTCCAGTATGATCATCAGCTCGTCGGAGGAGCGGCCATTGATGCAGTGGGCAAAGCCCTGCCTGCTGAAACCGTCGCTGCGTGTGAATCCAGCGATGCCATTCTCTTTGGCTCCGTGGGTGGCCCTAAATGGGAAAAGCTGCCGCCCAATGAGCAGCCTGAGCGCGGAGCCTTGCTGCCACTGCGCAAGCACTTCGGCCTTTTTGCCAATTTGCGTCCTGGTCTTTGCTATCCAGCCCTGACGGCTTCCTCCCCCATCCGTCCTGACCTGGTGGAAGGCGGCTTTGATGTCCTTTGCGTTCGTGAACTCACTGGCGGCCTTTATTTTGGTCAGCCGAAAAGCCGCACCACTCTTCCAGATGGTGACATTGAGGTGATCGACACCATGGTTTATAAGAAGAGCGAGATCGAGCGTATCGGCCACGTCGCCTTCAAGGCAGCCCAGCTTCGCCGCAAGCATGTGACCTCCGTGGACAAGGCCAACGTGCTGACCAACAGCGTCCTCTGGCGTGAAACGATGCTGGAGATCGCTAAGGATTATCCAGACGTCACCCTGGCTCATCTGTATGTGGACAATGCAGCCATGCAGCTCATCAAGGCTCCGCGCAGTTTTGACGTGATGGTCACTGAAAATCTTTTTGGCGATATCCTCAGTGATGAGATGGCCATGATCTGCGGCAGCCTGGGCATGCTGGCCAGTGCCAGCCTCGGTAAGCCTAAAGGTGACGGCCTTTACTTCGGCCTCTTTGAGCCGAGCGGCGGCACCGCCCCGGACATCGCCGGCATGGGCATCGCCAACCCCATCGCGCAGATCCTCTCCGCCGCCCTGCTGCTGCGTTTCTCCCTCGGCCTGGAAAAAGAAGCCGTGACCATCGAGAACGCCGTTCGCAAAGTCATCGAAGATGGCCTGCGCACTGGAGATATCTACACCGGCGTGGAAGGCACCCGCAAGGTAGGCACGCGTGAAATGGGCAATGCGATCGTGGCTGCTCTCTGA